Proteins from one Hemibagrus wyckioides isolate EC202008001 linkage group LG16, SWU_Hwy_1.0, whole genome shotgun sequence genomic window:
- the mpx gene encoding eosinophil peroxidase isoform X5 produces MNLSTSLFLLGLCSMFSCLAVSGSKAKELTRPFIVDAFKEAKQIVDDSYLYSRKTSLERVRSSDFVKPSDTLRLMKQPKRKSREAVRAADYLEQTLRIIAERTHHAHKRSINATALLTLEELELIAKLTGCAAQTLPPPCRTTQNLNRYRTASSVCNNERNPLQGASNTAFTRWLPPVYEDRISEPQGWNPGRLYNNVVLPLVRLVSNRIFSTQDRNVVGDNEFTLLITFFGQWNDHDLSFTPMSPSIRSFSNGINCDDSCERSEPCFPIQIPRDDPRLPSGPNNCLPVFRSAPACGSGYSAYMFGGVPRVREQINTLTSFLDAGQLYGSEDGLSRDLRDLSNDAGLMRVNDRFKDNGRELLPFTRVVSKMCTTRNRIQNTTGLEEVPCFIAGDERVDENIALTSLHTLFLREHNRLARALRRLNPQWGNEQIYQEARKIVGAYHQIIVFRDYLPHIVGQEAMRRQLGRYPGYNANINPTISNVFATAAYRFAHATIQPVIFRLDENFQENQRAPSVPLQLAFFTPWRILFEGGIDPQIRGLISRPAKLNRQDGILVDAVRERLFAFTSQIAQDLGSLNLQRSRDHGLPSYNAWRRFCGLSTPRNVNELARVLNNTDLARRLIQLYGTPDNIDLWAAGIAEPFVTGGRVGPLFSCIIATQFQRIRQGDRLWWENMGVFTLAQRSALNRVSLSRIICDNTGISRVPRNPFILSRNLASFVNCGNIPGTDLSPWQESKDRGRKMASDENEISREKQSDEDPEELLENQVSRE; encoded by the exons GATCTAAAGCGAAAGAATTGACCAGGCCTTTCATTGTGGACGCCTTCAAGGAAGCGAAACAAATCGTAGATGACTCTTATTTGTACTCTCGTAAAAC gagcCTTGAGAGGGTGCGCAGTTCCGATTTCGTCAAGCCGTCTGATACGCTGCGTCTGATGAAGCAGCCGAAACGGAAGTCACGTGAAGCTGTGAGAGCTGCAGATTACCTGGAGCAGACGTTGAGGATCATTGCAGAGAGAACGCACCACGCACACAAGAGATCTATTAATGCCAcag CGCTGCTAACTCTTGAAGAACTTGAGCTGATTGCGAAACTGACCGGCTGTGCCGCTCAAACCCTTCCTCCTCCTTGCAGAACGACGCAGAATCTGAACAGATATCGCACGGCCAGCAGCGTCTGCAACAACGA GAGGAATCCACTTCAGGGTGCTTCAAACACAGCGTTCACCCGTTGGCTGCCTCCTGTTTATGAGGATCGCATCTCTGAACCTCAAGGATGGAACCCTGGAAGACTCTATAATAATGTTGTGCTTCCTCTG GTGAGGCTGGTGTCAAACCGCATTTTCAGCACACAGGACCGAAATGTTGTGGGCGACAATGAgttcacactcctcatcaccttCTTCGGCCAGTGGAATGACCACGACTTGTCCTTCACCCCCATGTCACCCAGTATCCGGTCCTTTAGCAACGGCATAAACTGTGATGACAGCTGCGAGCGCTCAGAGCCATGCTTCCCCATCCag ATTCCAAGAGATGACCCGCGCCTGCCCTCCGGTCCCAACAACTGCCTCCCAGTTTTTCGCTCTGCACCCGCCTGTGGCTCTGGATACAGTGCCTACATGTTTGGAGGTGTGCCCAGAGTGCGGGAGCAGATCAACACTCTGACATCATTCCTGGATGCTGGCCAGTTGTACGGCTCAGAGGATGGGCTCTCTCGAGATCTCAGAGATCTCTCCAATGATGCAGGCCTCATGCGTGTCAATGACAGATTTAAGGACAATGGCCGTGAGCTGCTGCCTTTCACCAGGGTGGTCAGCAAAATGTGCACCACTCGCAATCGTATTCAAAACACCACTGGCCTGGAGGAAGTGCCGTGCTTTATCGCAG GTGACGAGCGTGTGGATGAGAACATCGCTCTCACTTCGCTGCACACACTCTTCCTGCGAGAACACAACCGGCTCGCGCGTGCTCTGCGCCGCCTAAACCCACAATGGGGCAATGAACAGATTTATCAGGAAGCTCGCAAAATCGTAGGAGCCTACCATCag ATCATTGTGTTTAGAGATTATCTACCACACATCGTGGGCCAAGAAGCCATGAGGAGGCAGCTCGGGAGGTATCCTGGATACAACGCTAATATTAACCCAACCATCTCCAATGTTTTCGCCACAGCCGCTTACCGCTTCGCCCACGCAACCATCCAGCCCGTCATCTTCCGTCTGGATGAAAACTTCCAGGAAAATCAAAGGGCCCCTAGTGTTCCTTTGCAACTAGCCTTCTTTACACCATGGAGAATTCTATTTGAAG GTGGGATTGATCCTCAGATCCGGGGGCTGATTAGTCGGCCAGCTAAGCTGAACAGGCAGGATGGCATACTGGTGGATGCAGTGAGGGAGAGACTGTTCGCTTTCACCAGCCAAATCGCCCAGGACCTGGGTTCCCTCAACCTTCAGAGGAGCCGAGACCACGGCCTaccaa GCTATAACGCATGGAGGAGATTCTGTGGTCTGTCCACACCCAGGAATGTCAATGAATTGGCGAGGGTGCTGAATAACACAGATCTGGCACGTAGACTCATCCAACTCTACGGGACACCCGATAACATCGACCTCTGGGCGGCAGGCATTGCCGAACCGTTCGTCACCGGAGGCAGAGTCGGGCCTCTGTTCTCCTGTATCATTGCCACGCAGTTCCAGAGGATCCGCCAAGGAGACAG GCTCTGGTGGGAGAACATGGGTGTTTTCACACTAGCACAGAGATCCGCACTGAACCGAGTGTCTCTGTCTCGCATCATCTGTGACAACACGGGCATCAGCCGAGTTCCTAGAAACCCTTTCATTCTTAGTCGCAACCTAGCAAGCTTTGTCAATTGCGGAAACATCCCGGGGACTGACCTCTCTCCTTGGCAGGAGTCAA AGGACAGAGGCAGGAAAATGGCATCTGATGAAAATGAG ATTTCAAGAGAGAAGCAATCTGATGAGGACCCAGAGGAACTGCTGGAGAACCAG GTCAGTCGGGAATAA
- the mpx gene encoding eosinophil peroxidase isoform X4, which produces MVMEMVGAGVFIKSPLHSPQSAKFIRSQEAKHTDMNLSTSLFLLGLCSMFSCLAVSGSKAKELTRPFIVDAFKEAKQIVDDSYLYSRKTSLERVRSSDFVKPSDTLRLMKQPKRKSREAVRAADYLEQTLRIIAERTHHAHKRSINATALLTLEELELIAKLTGCAAQTLPPPCRTTQNLNRYRTASSVCNNERNPLQGASNTAFTRWLPPVYEDRISEPQGWNPGRLYNNVVLPLVRLVSNRIFSTQDRNVVGDNEFTLLITFFGQWNDHDLSFTPMSPSIRSFSNGINCDDSCERSEPCFPIQIPRDDPRLPSGPNNCLPVFRSAPACGSGYSAYMFGGVPRVREQINTLTSFLDAGQLYGSEDGLSRDLRDLSNDAGLMRVNDRFKDNGRELLPFTRVVSKMCTTRNRIQNTTGLEEVPCFIAGDERVDENIALTSLHTLFLREHNRLARALRRLNPQWGNEQIYQEARKIVGAYHQIIVFRDYLPHIVGQEAMRRQLGRYPGYNANINPTISNVFATAAYRFAHATIQPVIFRLDENFQENQRAPSVPLQLAFFTPWRILFEGGIDPQIRGLISRPAKLNRQDGILVDAVRERLFAFTSQIAQDLGSLNLQRSRDHGLPSYNAWRRFCGLSTPRNVNELARVLNNTDLARRLIQLYGTPDNIDLWAAGIAEPFVTGGRVGPLFSCIIATQFQRIRQGDRLWWENMGVFTLAQRSALNRVSLSRIICDNTGISRVPRNPFILSRNLASFVNCGNIPGTDLSPWQESKDRGRKMASDENEISREKQSDEDPEELLENQVSRE; this is translated from the exons GATCTAAAGCGAAAGAATTGACCAGGCCTTTCATTGTGGACGCCTTCAAGGAAGCGAAACAAATCGTAGATGACTCTTATTTGTACTCTCGTAAAAC gagcCTTGAGAGGGTGCGCAGTTCCGATTTCGTCAAGCCGTCTGATACGCTGCGTCTGATGAAGCAGCCGAAACGGAAGTCACGTGAAGCTGTGAGAGCTGCAGATTACCTGGAGCAGACGTTGAGGATCATTGCAGAGAGAACGCACCACGCACACAAGAGATCTATTAATGCCAcag CGCTGCTAACTCTTGAAGAACTTGAGCTGATTGCGAAACTGACCGGCTGTGCCGCTCAAACCCTTCCTCCTCCTTGCAGAACGACGCAGAATCTGAACAGATATCGCACGGCCAGCAGCGTCTGCAACAACGA GAGGAATCCACTTCAGGGTGCTTCAAACACAGCGTTCACCCGTTGGCTGCCTCCTGTTTATGAGGATCGCATCTCTGAACCTCAAGGATGGAACCCTGGAAGACTCTATAATAATGTTGTGCTTCCTCTG GTGAGGCTGGTGTCAAACCGCATTTTCAGCACACAGGACCGAAATGTTGTGGGCGACAATGAgttcacactcctcatcaccttCTTCGGCCAGTGGAATGACCACGACTTGTCCTTCACCCCCATGTCACCCAGTATCCGGTCCTTTAGCAACGGCATAAACTGTGATGACAGCTGCGAGCGCTCAGAGCCATGCTTCCCCATCCag ATTCCAAGAGATGACCCGCGCCTGCCCTCCGGTCCCAACAACTGCCTCCCAGTTTTTCGCTCTGCACCCGCCTGTGGCTCTGGATACAGTGCCTACATGTTTGGAGGTGTGCCCAGAGTGCGGGAGCAGATCAACACTCTGACATCATTCCTGGATGCTGGCCAGTTGTACGGCTCAGAGGATGGGCTCTCTCGAGATCTCAGAGATCTCTCCAATGATGCAGGCCTCATGCGTGTCAATGACAGATTTAAGGACAATGGCCGTGAGCTGCTGCCTTTCACCAGGGTGGTCAGCAAAATGTGCACCACTCGCAATCGTATTCAAAACACCACTGGCCTGGAGGAAGTGCCGTGCTTTATCGCAG GTGACGAGCGTGTGGATGAGAACATCGCTCTCACTTCGCTGCACACACTCTTCCTGCGAGAACACAACCGGCTCGCGCGTGCTCTGCGCCGCCTAAACCCACAATGGGGCAATGAACAGATTTATCAGGAAGCTCGCAAAATCGTAGGAGCCTACCATCag ATCATTGTGTTTAGAGATTATCTACCACACATCGTGGGCCAAGAAGCCATGAGGAGGCAGCTCGGGAGGTATCCTGGATACAACGCTAATATTAACCCAACCATCTCCAATGTTTTCGCCACAGCCGCTTACCGCTTCGCCCACGCAACCATCCAGCCCGTCATCTTCCGTCTGGATGAAAACTTCCAGGAAAATCAAAGGGCCCCTAGTGTTCCTTTGCAACTAGCCTTCTTTACACCATGGAGAATTCTATTTGAAG GTGGGATTGATCCTCAGATCCGGGGGCTGATTAGTCGGCCAGCTAAGCTGAACAGGCAGGATGGCATACTGGTGGATGCAGTGAGGGAGAGACTGTTCGCTTTCACCAGCCAAATCGCCCAGGACCTGGGTTCCCTCAACCTTCAGAGGAGCCGAGACCACGGCCTaccaa GCTATAACGCATGGAGGAGATTCTGTGGTCTGTCCACACCCAGGAATGTCAATGAATTGGCGAGGGTGCTGAATAACACAGATCTGGCACGTAGACTCATCCAACTCTACGGGACACCCGATAACATCGACCTCTGGGCGGCAGGCATTGCCGAACCGTTCGTCACCGGAGGCAGAGTCGGGCCTCTGTTCTCCTGTATCATTGCCACGCAGTTCCAGAGGATCCGCCAAGGAGACAG GCTCTGGTGGGAGAACATGGGTGTTTTCACACTAGCACAGAGATCCGCACTGAACCGAGTGTCTCTGTCTCGCATCATCTGTGACAACACGGGCATCAGCCGAGTTCCTAGAAACCCTTTCATTCTTAGTCGCAACCTAGCAAGCTTTGTCAATTGCGGAAACATCCCGGGGACTGACCTCTCTCCTTGGCAGGAGTCAA AGGACAGAGGCAGGAAAATGGCATCTGATGAAAATGAG ATTTCAAGAGAGAAGCAATCTGATGAGGACCCAGAGGAACTGCTGGAGAACCAG GTCAGTCGGGAATAA